A part of Streptomyces sp. NBC_01451 genomic DNA contains:
- a CDS encoding LLM class F420-dependent oxidoreductase, with translation MPEYGCFLACEEFGPAELVEQARQAEQAGFQALWISDHYHPWNGAQGQSPFVWSVIGALSQAVSLPVQTAVTCPTVRMHPAVVAQAAATSAVMTDGRFRLGVGTGEALNEHVLGDRWPPARTRLEMLEEAIQVMRRLFTGEEVNHRGVHYTVENARLYTVPDEPVPIDVSGFGPQATALAARVGDGYITMGPDEDLTTQFRKGGGGSGLVSGGTKVCYGPDREEAVRTAHRLWPNQLLPGEMAQILPTPRHFEQLEPLVTESMVSERTVCGPDVDEHLAALSAFADAGFDRVYVSQIGPDQRGFFDFYRTKVLPQLSGG, from the coding sequence ATGCCCGAGTACGGCTGCTTCCTCGCGTGCGAGGAATTCGGTCCGGCGGAACTCGTCGAGCAGGCGAGGCAGGCCGAACAGGCCGGGTTCCAGGCGCTGTGGATCTCGGACCACTACCACCCGTGGAACGGCGCCCAGGGCCAGAGCCCCTTCGTGTGGTCGGTGATCGGCGCGCTGTCGCAGGCGGTGTCGCTGCCCGTCCAGACGGCCGTGACCTGCCCGACCGTGCGGATGCACCCGGCGGTGGTGGCGCAGGCCGCGGCGACGAGCGCGGTGATGACCGACGGCCGCTTCCGGCTCGGCGTCGGCACCGGCGAGGCACTGAACGAGCACGTCCTCGGCGACCGGTGGCCGCCCGCGCGCACCCGCCTGGAGATGCTGGAGGAGGCGATCCAGGTGATGCGCCGGCTCTTCACCGGCGAGGAGGTCAACCACCGTGGCGTCCACTACACCGTCGAGAACGCCCGCCTGTACACCGTCCCCGACGAGCCCGTCCCGATCGACGTCTCCGGCTTCGGCCCCCAGGCCACGGCGCTCGCGGCCCGCGTGGGCGACGGCTACATCACCATGGGTCCCGACGAGGACCTCACGACCCAGTTCCGCAAGGGCGGCGGGGGCTCGGGGCTCGTCAGCGGCGGTACGAAGGTCTGCTACGGCCCCGACCGCGAGGAGGCCGTCCGTACGGCGCACCGGCTGTGGCCCAACCAGCTGCTGCCCGGCGAGATGGCCCAGATCCTGCCCACGCCGCGTCACTTCGAGCAACTGGAGCCGCTGGTCACCGAGTCCATGGTGAGCGAGAGGACGGTCTGCGGCCCGGACGTGGACGAACACCTCGCGGCCCTGTCCGCCTTCGCCGACGCGGGCTTCGACCGGGTCTACGTCAGCCAGATCGGCCCCGACCAGCGCGGCTTCTTCGACTTCTACCGCACGAAGGTGCTGCCGCAGTTGTCGGGCGGCTGA
- a CDS encoding GNAT family N-acetyltransferase — translation MSEHRGYLAEGPRVGIRPFTYEDGAEFIDRVRESKALHHPWLAPPASPDAYASYAGRLIEDPTKAGFLVCEKDARGAVAGFVNINNIVQGGFLCGALGYGAFVHAAGRGLMSEGLGLVVRYAFGPPLRLHRLEINVQPGNAASIALARRCGFRLEGYSPGFLYIDGAWRDHERWAITAEMLKR, via the coding sequence GTGTCTGAGCACCGTGGATATCTCGCCGAAGGGCCCCGCGTGGGCATACGTCCGTTCACCTACGAGGACGGTGCCGAGTTCATCGACCGGGTGCGGGAGAGCAAGGCCCTGCACCACCCCTGGCTGGCCCCGCCGGCGAGCCCGGACGCCTACGCCTCGTACGCCGGGCGGCTGATCGAGGATCCGACGAAGGCCGGGTTCCTCGTGTGCGAGAAGGACGCCCGGGGTGCCGTCGCCGGGTTCGTCAACATCAACAACATCGTCCAGGGCGGCTTTCTGTGCGGTGCCCTCGGATACGGGGCGTTCGTCCATGCGGCCGGGCGGGGGCTGATGAGCGAGGGGCTCGGTCTCGTCGTCCGGTACGCCTTCGGGCCGCCGCTGCGGCTGCACCGGCTGGAGATCAACGTGCAGCCCGGCAACGCCGCCTCGATCGCCCTCGCCCGGCGCTGCGGCTTCCGGCTGGAGGGCTACTCGCCGGGTTTCCTCTACATCGACGGGGCCTGGCGGGACCACGAACGGTGGGCGATCACCGCGGAGATGCTGAAGCGGTGA
- a CDS encoding LapA family protein, whose translation MSPKTSESRGDAGGGTGGARGLLTPTRVAVGALALLALIFIFENTRATRIRLLIPEVTMPLWMALLGTAAIGALCGAYFMRRRR comes from the coding sequence ATGAGCCCGAAGACCTCCGAGAGCCGTGGCGACGCCGGTGGCGGGACCGGTGGTGCGCGGGGGCTGCTGACGCCCACCCGGGTCGCCGTCGGGGCGCTCGCCCTGCTCGCCCTGATCTTCATCTTCGAGAACACCCGCGCGACCAGGATCCGCCTGCTGATCCCCGAAGTGACCATGCCGCTGTGGATGGCGCTGCTCGGCACGGCGGCCATCGGCGCGCTCTGCGGGGCCTACTTCATGCGCCGCCGAAGGTGA